A single window of Streptomyces sudanensis DNA harbors:
- a CDS encoding LysE family translocator, with amino-acid sequence MVEVSALLGVSVVALGMVLTPGPNMVYLVSRSLTQGRRAGAVSLAGVAVGFLVYLVATNLGLSVLFVAVPQLYLAVKLAGAAYLGWLAWCALRPGGVSVFTPRDVPPDPPRKLFAMGLATSLLNPKIAIMYLSLIPQFVEVEDGHVLAQGFVLGAVQILVSVGVNLAIVMAAGTVAVFLARRPGWLRVQRYAMGGVLGALAVGLATDTSAPRAAH; translated from the coding sequence GTGGTGGAGGTCAGCGCCCTGCTGGGGGTGTCCGTGGTCGCGCTCGGCATGGTGCTCACGCCCGGGCCGAACATGGTCTACCTCGTCTCGCGGTCCCTCACCCAGGGCCGCCGGGCCGGGGCCGTCTCGCTCGCCGGGGTCGCCGTCGGCTTCCTCGTCTACCTGGTGGCCACCAACCTCGGCCTGTCCGTGCTGTTCGTCGCGGTGCCGCAGCTCTACCTGGCCGTGAAACTGGCGGGTGCCGCGTACCTCGGCTGGCTCGCCTGGTGCGCGCTGCGGCCCGGCGGGGTGTCCGTCTTCACCCCGCGGGACGTGCCGCCGGACCCGCCGCGCAAGCTGTTCGCCATGGGGCTGGCGACGAGTCTGCTCAACCCCAAGATCGCCATCATGTACCTGTCGCTCATCCCGCAGTTCGTCGAGGTCGAGGACGGGCACGTGCTCGCCCAGGGGTTCGTCCTGGGCGCCGTGCAGATCCTCGTCAGCGTCGGGGTGAACCTGGCGATCGTCATGGCCGCCGGAACCGTCGCCGTGTTCCTGGCCCGCCGTCCCGGCTGGTTGCGGGTCCAGCGGTACGCCATGGGCGGTGTGCTGGGCGCGCTCGCCGTCGGCCTCGCCACCGACACCTCCGCGCCGCGCGCCGCGCACTGA